Proteins from a single region of Megachile rotundata isolate GNS110a chromosome 7, iyMegRotu1, whole genome shotgun sequence:
- the LOC100875311 gene encoding tubulin beta chain produces MREIVHIQAGQCGNQIGAKFWEVISDEHGIDPTGEYHGDSDLQLERINVYYNEASGGKYVPRAILVDLEPGTMDSVRSGPFGEIFRPDNFVFGQSGAGNNWAKGHYTEGAELVDSVLDVVRKEAESCDCLQGFQLTHSLGGGTGSGMGTLLISKIREEYPDRIMTTFSVVPSPKVSDTVVEPYNATLSVHQLVENTDQAYCIDNEALYDICFRTLKLITPTYGDLNHLVSATMSGVTTCLRFPGQLNADLRKLAVNMVPFPRLHFFMPGFAPLTSRGSQQYRALTVPELTQQMFDAKNMMAACDPRHGRYLTVAAVFRGRMSMKEVDEQMLNIQNKNSSYFVEWIPNNVKTAVCDIPPRGLKMSATFIGNSTAIQELFKRISEQFTAMFRRKAFLHWYTGEGMDEMEFTEAESNMNDLVSEYQQYQEATAEDEGEFDEEEETEK; encoded by the coding sequence TTCTGGGAGGTGATTTCGGACGAGCATGGCATCGATCCTACCGGTGAGTATCACGGAGATTCGGACCTGCAGCTCGAAAGGATCAACGTGTACTACAACGAAGCTTCCGGTGGCAAGTACGTGCCGCGCGCCATCCTCGTGGACTTGGAGCCGGGAACTATGGACTCCGTACGCTCAGGACCGTTCGGAGAGATCTTCAGGCCGGACAACTTCGTCTTCGGTCAGTCCGGAGCTGGTAACAACTGGGCCAAGGGACATTACACCGAGGGTGCCGAGTTGGTCGACTCCGTTCTGGACGTGGTCAGGAAAGAAGCCGAGAGTTGCGACTGTCTGCAGGGATTTCAGCTGACCCACTCGCTCGGCGGTGGTACCGGTTCCGGGATGGGTACCCTGTTGATCTCGAAAATTCGCGAAGAATACCCGGACCGAATAATGACCACATTCTCCGTGGTACCGTCTCCGAAGGTATCCGATACCGTGGTCGAGCCCTACAACGCGACATTGTCCGTGCATCAATTGGTCGAGAACACCGATCAAGCTTACTGTATCGACAACGAGGCCCTCTACGACATCTGTTTCCGTACCTTGAAACTCATCACCCCGACTTATGGAGATCTGAATCATCTGGTGTCGGCCACGATGTCCGGAGTGACCACCTGCCTAAGATTTCCAGGACAACTGAACGCGGACCTCAGGAAGCTCGCCGTGAACATGGTACCATTTCCGCGATTGCACTTCTTCATGCCCGGTTTCGCGCCGCTCACCTCTCGAGGAAGTCAGCAATATAGGGCGTTGACGGTTCCGGAGCTCACTCAGCAAATGTTCGACGCGAAGAACATGATGGCCGCCTGCGACCCTAGACACGGACGATACTTGACCGTGGCCGCCGTGTTTCGCGGCCGAATGTCGATGAAAGAGGTCGACGAGCAAATGTTGAACATTCAGAACAAGAATAGCTCGTACTTCGTCGAGTGGATTCCGAACAACGTGAAGACGGCCGTCTGCGACATACCACCGCGCGGTTTGAAAATGTCCGCCACTTTCATCGGGAACTCCACGGCCATTCAGGAGCTATTCAAGAGAATTTCCGAGCAGTTCACCGCCATGTTCAGAAGAAAAGCTTTCCTCCATTGGTACACGGGCGAGGGCATGGACGAGATGGAATTCACGGAGGCCGAGTCGAACATGAACGATCTGGTGTCGGAGTATCAGCAGTACCAGGAAGCTACCGCGGAGGACGAGGGAGAGTTCGACGAGGAGGAGGAGACGGAGAAGTAA
- the LOC100875422 gene encoding tubulin beta chain-like isoform X2, whose amino-acid sequence MREIVVLQIGQCGNNVGVKFWEVISDEHGLRTDGIFCGESDLQSQRLNVYFSEGPGDRYVPRAVLVDLDRGSLNSVLSTSYGRLFKPDNFVAGHAGAANNWAKGFYTEGAELADTVLDLVRREAEACDLMQGIQMVHSLGGGTGAGMGALLTIKLKEEYPERILKSYSVIPSPTMSDVVVEPYNAVLALGKSMENTDETFCMDNQALHHVCTHVLKLTTPTFGDANHLISACMAGITTCLRFPGQLNTDLRKLLVNLVPYPRLHFFVPGYAPLTSRSAAPFTVLSVPQLTQQLFHANSMFAYCNPSKGKFFTVAAIFRGRMSTKLVDEQMLNIRNKNSSYFIEWIPNNVQTAICDVPPRGLSMSATIISNTTAIQELFKRLTNSFSGMLKKKAYVHWYTAEGMDETEFVESQTALHDLVSEYQRHQEALTETEYDEELLEYEE is encoded by the exons ATGAGGGAAATCGTGGTGTTACAAATTGGTCAGTGCGGAAACAACGTGGGAGTAAAG TTTTGGGAGGTAATTTCCGACGAGCATGGCTTGAGAACAGATGGAATATTTTGCGGCGAGTCCGATCTTCAGTCGCAACGATTGAACGTGTATTTCTCGGAGGGACCAG GCGATAGGTACGTGCCAAGAGCCGTTCTGGTAGATCTCGACCGTGGGAGCTTGAACTCCGTGTTATCCACCTCTTATGGGCGATTGTTCAAGCCCGACAATTTCGTGGCGGGCCATGCAGGGGCGGCGAACAATTGGGCAAAGGGTTTCTACACGGAAGGAGCCGAGCTGGCCGACACGGTGTTAGATCTGGTTCGCAGAGAAGCCGAAGCCTGCGACTTGATGCAAG GCATTCAAATGGTTCATTCGCTGGGCGGCGGCACCGGAGCCGGTATGGGTGCGCTGTTGACCATCAAGCTGAAGGAAGAGTATCCGGAGAGAATTCTAAAGAGCTACAGCGTCATACCGTCGCCAACGATGTCGGACGTGGTGGTGGAGCCGTATAACGCGGTACTGGCTCTCGGCAAATCGATGGAGAACACggacgaaaccttttgcatggACAATCAAGCTCTGCATCATGTTTGCACGCACGTTTTGAAGCTCACCACGCCGACGTTCGGCGACGCGAATCACCTGATATCCGCCTGCATGGCGGGCATCACCACTTGCCTACGATTCCCCGGTCAATTGAACACAGATCTGAGAAAGTTACTGGTCAACTTGGTGCCCTATCCGAGGTTGCACTTCTTCGTGCCCGGCTACGCTCCTCTCACGTCTAGATCGGCCGCCCCTTTTACTGTACTGTCGGTTCCGCAATTGACGCAACAGTTGTTCCATGCCAACAGCATGTTCGCCTACTGCAATCCTAGTAAGGGAAAATTCTTCACGGTGGCCGCCATCTTTAGGGGCAGAATGTCGACGAAG CTCGTGGACGAACAAATGTTGAACATTCGAAACAAGAACAGCTCCTATTTCATAGAGTGGATTCCCAACAACGTACAGACGGCCATCTGCGACGTTCCACCGCGAGGTCTCAGCATGAGCGCCACCATCATATCGAACACGACGGCGATTCAGGAGCTGTTCAAGCGACTGACGAACTCGTTCAGTGGCATGCTGAAGAAGAAGGCGTACGTGCATTGGTACACGGCCGAGGGGATGGATGAGACCGAGTTCGTCGAGTCTCAGACCGCGTTGCACGATCTCGTTTCCGAGTATCAACGACATCAAGAAGCGCTGACCGAGACCGAGTACGACGAGGAATTGCTAGAATACGAGGAATGA
- the LOC100875422 gene encoding tubulin beta-4B chain-like isoform X1 → MREIVVLQIGQCGNNVGVKFWEVISDEHGLRTDGIFCGESDLQSQRLNVYFSEGPGICYDSVFFFYSISGKVDKRRDVFSGDRYVPRAVLVDLDRGSLNSVLSTSYGRLFKPDNFVAGHAGAANNWAKGFYTEGAELADTVLDLVRREAEACDLMQGIQMVHSLGGGTGAGMGALLTIKLKEEYPERILKSYSVIPSPTMSDVVVEPYNAVLALGKSMENTDETFCMDNQALHHVCTHVLKLTTPTFGDANHLISACMAGITTCLRFPGQLNTDLRKLLVNLVPYPRLHFFVPGYAPLTSRSAAPFTVLSVPQLTQQLFHANSMFAYCNPSKGKFFTVAAIFRGRMSTKLVDEQMLNIRNKNSSYFIEWIPNNVQTAICDVPPRGLSMSATIISNTTAIQELFKRLTNSFSGMLKKKAYVHWYTAEGMDETEFVESQTALHDLVSEYQRHQEALTETEYDEELLEYEE, encoded by the exons ATGAGGGAAATCGTGGTGTTACAAATTGGTCAGTGCGGAAACAACGTGGGAGTAAAG TTTTGGGAGGTAATTTCCGACGAGCATGGCTTGAGAACAGATGGAATATTTTGCGGCGAGTCCGATCTTCAGTCGCAACGATTGAACGTGTATTTCTCGGAGGGACCAGGTATCTGTTACGACTccgttttctttttctattcGATATCGGGGAAAGTCGATAAACGTCGGGACGTTTTCTCAGGCGATAGGTACGTGCCAAGAGCCGTTCTGGTAGATCTCGACCGTGGGAGCTTGAACTCCGTGTTATCCACCTCTTATGGGCGATTGTTCAAGCCCGACAATTTCGTGGCGGGCCATGCAGGGGCGGCGAACAATTGGGCAAAGGGTTTCTACACGGAAGGAGCCGAGCTGGCCGACACGGTGTTAGATCTGGTTCGCAGAGAAGCCGAAGCCTGCGACTTGATGCAAG GCATTCAAATGGTTCATTCGCTGGGCGGCGGCACCGGAGCCGGTATGGGTGCGCTGTTGACCATCAAGCTGAAGGAAGAGTATCCGGAGAGAATTCTAAAGAGCTACAGCGTCATACCGTCGCCAACGATGTCGGACGTGGTGGTGGAGCCGTATAACGCGGTACTGGCTCTCGGCAAATCGATGGAGAACACggacgaaaccttttgcatggACAATCAAGCTCTGCATCATGTTTGCACGCACGTTTTGAAGCTCACCACGCCGACGTTCGGCGACGCGAATCACCTGATATCCGCCTGCATGGCGGGCATCACCACTTGCCTACGATTCCCCGGTCAATTGAACACAGATCTGAGAAAGTTACTGGTCAACTTGGTGCCCTATCCGAGGTTGCACTTCTTCGTGCCCGGCTACGCTCCTCTCACGTCTAGATCGGCCGCCCCTTTTACTGTACTGTCGGTTCCGCAATTGACGCAACAGTTGTTCCATGCCAACAGCATGTTCGCCTACTGCAATCCTAGTAAGGGAAAATTCTTCACGGTGGCCGCCATCTTTAGGGGCAGAATGTCGACGAAG CTCGTGGACGAACAAATGTTGAACATTCGAAACAAGAACAGCTCCTATTTCATAGAGTGGATTCCCAACAACGTACAGACGGCCATCTGCGACGTTCCACCGCGAGGTCTCAGCATGAGCGCCACCATCATATCGAACACGACGGCGATTCAGGAGCTGTTCAAGCGACTGACGAACTCGTTCAGTGGCATGCTGAAGAAGAAGGCGTACGTGCATTGGTACACGGCCGAGGGGATGGATGAGACCGAGTTCGTCGAGTCTCAGACCGCGTTGCACGATCTCGTTTCCGAGTATCAACGACATCAAGAAGCGCTGACCGAGACCGAGTACGACGAGGAATTGCTAGAATACGAGGAATGA
- the LOC100879647 gene encoding tubulin beta-3 chain isoform X2, which yields MDAVRSGAYGKLFRPDNFVFGQSGAGNNWAKGHYTEGAELVDSVLDVVRKECENCDCLQGFQLTHSLGGGTGSGMGTLLISKIREEYPDRIMNTYSVMPSPKVSDTVVEPYNATLSVHQLVENTDETYCIDNEALYDICFRTLKVSNPSYGDLNHLVSLTMSGVTTCLRFPGQLNADLRKLAVNMVPFPRLHFFMPGFAPLTSRSMQQYSALSVPELTQQMFDAKNMMAACDPRHGRYLTVAAVFRGRMSMKEVDEQMLSVQNKNSSYFVEWIPNNVKTAVCDIPPKGLKMSSTFIGNTTAIQELFKRISEQFTAMFRRKAFLHWYTGEGMDEMEFTEAESNMNDLVSEYQQYQEATAEEDFEAEECADDFETCDQE from the coding sequence ATGGACGCGGTTCGTTCGGGCGCGTACGGGAAACTCTTCCGACCGGACAACTTCGTGTTCGGTCAGTCCGGAGCAGGCAACAACTGGGCGAAGGGACACTACACGGAGGGCGCCGAATTGGTCGACTCCGTTCTTGACGTGGTCAGGAAAGAATGCGAGAACTGCGACTGTCTGCAAGGTTTCCAGCTGACTCATTCCCTCGGGGGCGGTACCGGATCCGGTATGGGCACTCTGCTCATCTCCAAGATCCGCGAGGAGTATCCGGACAGAATAATGAACACGTATTCGGTGATGCCGTCCCCTAAAGTGTCGGACACGGTGGTGGAGCCATACAACGCGACGCTTTCCGTTCATCAGCTGGTCGAGAACACCGACGAGACCTACTGCATCGACAACGAGGCCCTCTACGACATCTGCTTCCGCACTTTGAAGGTTTCGAATCCCAGTTACGGAGACTTGAATCATCTGGTCTCGCTGACCATGTCCGGCGTCACGACCTGTCTCAGGTTTCCCGGCCAACTGAACGCCGACCTGAGGAAACTCGCGGTGAACATGGTTCCCTTCCCTCGACTACACTTCTTCATGCCCGGCTTTGCGCCGCTAACCTCTAGGTCCATGCAACAATACTCGGCGCTCTCGGTGCCGGAGCTCACGCAACAGATGTTCGACGCTAAGAACATGATGGCCGCCTGCGACCCCAGACACGGCCGGTACTTGACCGTGGCCGCCGTGTTCCGCGGCAGAATGTCCATGAAGGAAGTGGACGAGCAAATGCTCAGCGTACAGAACAAGAACAGCTCGTACTTCGTCGAGTGGATACCGAACAACGTGAAGACAGCCGTCTGCGACATACCGCCGAAAGGATTGAAGATGTCGTCGACCTTCATCGGAAACACGACCGCCATCCAAGAACTGTTTAAGAGAATTTCAGAGCAATTCACCGCCATGTTCCGCAGGAAAGCTTTCCTGCACTGGTACACCGGCGAAGGCATGGACGAGATGGAGTTCACCGAGGCGGAGTCGAACATGAACGATCTGGTATCGGAGTACCAACAGTACCAAGAAGCCACCGCCGAGGAAGATTTCGAGGCCGAAGAATGCGCCGACGACTTTGAGACTTGCGACCAAGAGTAA
- the LOC100879647 gene encoding tubulin beta-3 chain isoform X1, producing the protein MREIVHLQAGQCGNQIGAKFWEVISEEHGIDQSGIYHGDSDLQLERISVYYNEASVATSTNGGKYVPRAILLDLEPGTMDAVRSGAYGKLFRPDNFVFGQSGAGNNWAKGHYTEGAELVDSVLDVVRKECENCDCLQGFQLTHSLGGGTGSGMGTLLISKIREEYPDRIMNTYSVMPSPKVSDTVVEPYNATLSVHQLVENTDETYCIDNEALYDICFRTLKVSNPSYGDLNHLVSLTMSGVTTCLRFPGQLNADLRKLAVNMVPFPRLHFFMPGFAPLTSRSMQQYSALSVPELTQQMFDAKNMMAACDPRHGRYLTVAAVFRGRMSMKEVDEQMLSVQNKNSSYFVEWIPNNVKTAVCDIPPKGLKMSSTFIGNTTAIQELFKRISEQFTAMFRRKAFLHWYTGEGMDEMEFTEAESNMNDLVSEYQQYQEATAEEDFEAEECADDFETCDQE; encoded by the exons ATGAGGGAAATCGTGCATCTGCAGGCTGGACAATGCGGCAACCAGATCGGCGCGAAG TTCTGGGAAGTGATCTCCGAGGAACACGGCATCGATCAATCGGGCATCTACCATGGGGACAGTGATCTTCAGTTGGAGCGAATCTCCGTCTACTACAACGAGGCTTCCG TTGCTACGTCCACGAACGGTGGAAAGTACGTGCCTCGAGCGATCCTGCTGGACCTGGAACCAGGCACGATGGACGCGGTTCGTTCGGGCGCGTACGGGAAACTCTTCCGACCGGACAACTTCGTGTTCGGTCAGTCCGGAGCAGGCAACAACTGGGCGAAGGGACACTACACGGAGGGCGCCGAATTGGTCGACTCCGTTCTTGACGTGGTCAGGAAAGAATGCGAGAACTGCGACTGTCTGCAAGGTTTCCAGCTGACTCATTCCCTCGGGGGCGGTACCGGATCCGGTATGGGCACTCTGCTCATCTCCAAGATCCGCGAGGAGTATCCGGACAGAATAATGAACACGTATTCGGTGATGCCGTCCCCTAAAGTGTCGGACACGGTGGTGGAGCCATACAACGCGACGCTTTCCGTTCATCAGCTGGTCGAGAACACCGACGAGACCTACTGCATCGACAACGAGGCCCTCTACGACATCTGCTTCCGCACTTTGAAGGTTTCGAATCCCAGTTACGGAGACTTGAATCATCTGGTCTCGCTGACCATGTCCGGCGTCACGACCTGTCTCAGGTTTCCCGGCCAACTGAACGCCGACCTGAGGAAACTCGCGGTGAACATGGTTCCCTTCCCTCGACTACACTTCTTCATGCCCGGCTTTGCGCCGCTAACCTCTAGGTCCATGCAACAATACTCGGCGCTCTCGGTGCCGGAGCTCACGCAACAGATGTTCGACGCTAAGAACATGATGGCCGCCTGCGACCCCAGACACGGCCGGTACTTGACCGTGGCCGCCGTGTTCCGCGGCAGAATGTCCATGAAGGAAGTGGACGAGCAAATGCTCAGCGTACAGAACAAGAACAGCTCGTACTTCGTCGAGTGGATACCGAACAACGTGAAGACAGCCGTCTGCGACATACCGCCGAAAGGATTGAAGATGTCGTCGACCTTCATCGGAAACACGACCGCCATCCAAGAACTGTTTAAGAGAATTTCAGAGCAATTCACCGCCATGTTCCGCAGGAAAGCTTTCCTGCACTGGTACACCGGCGAAGGCATGGACGAGATGGAGTTCACCGAGGCGGAGTCGAACATGAACGATCTGGTATCGGAGTACCAACAGTACCAAGAAGCCACCGCCGAGGAAGATTTCGAGGCCGAAGAATGCGCCGACGACTTTGAGACTTGCGACCAAGAGTAA
- the LOC100879754 gene encoding tubulin beta-1 chain, with protein sequence MREIVHIQAGQCGNQIGAKFWEIISDEHGIDPTGTYHGDSDLQLERINVYYNEASGGKYVPRAILVDLEPGTMDSVRSGPFGQIFRPDNFVFGQSGAGNNWAKGHYTEGAELVDSVLDVVRKEAENCDCLQGFQLTHSLGGGTGSGMGTLLISKIREEYPDRIMNTYSVVPSPKVSDTVVEPYNATLSVHQLVENTDETYCIDNEALYDICFRTLKLSTPTYGDLNHLVSLTMSGVTTCLRFPGQLNADLRKLAVNMVPFPRLHFFMPGFAPLTSRGSQQYRALSVPELTQQMFDAKNMMAACDPRHGRYLTVAAIFRGRMSMKEVDEQMLNIQNKNSSYFVEWIPNNVKTAVCDIPPRGLKMSATFIGNSTAIQELFKRISEQFTAMFRRKAFLHWYTGEGMDEMEFTEAESNMNDLVSEYQQYQEATADEDAEFDDEQEAEVDEN encoded by the exons ATGAGAGAAATCGTCCATATCCAAGCCGGCCAGTGCGGTAACCAAATTGGCGCAAAG TTTTGGGAAATCATCAGCGACGAGCATGGCATCGACCCAACTGGCACGTATCATGGCGATTCGGATCTTCAATTGGAGAGGATCAACGTGTACTACAATGAAGCGTCCGGTGGCAAATACGTGCCGCGTGCCATCCTCGTCGACTTGGAGCCGGGCACCATGGACTCTGTTCGATCGGGACCTTTCGGACAGATCTTCAGACCGGACAACTTCGTGTTCGGCCAGTCTGGAGCTGGTAACAACTGGGCAAAGGGTCACTACACCGAAGGTGCGGAGTTGGTCGATTCCGTGTTGGACGTAGTCAGAAAGGAAGCCGAGAATTGCGATTGCCTGCAAGGCTTCCAGCTAACTCACTCTCTCGGCGGTGGTACCGGTTCCGGTATGGGAACGCTGTTGATCTCGAAAATCCGCGAAGAGTACCCCGACAGAATAATGAACACGTATTCCGTCGTACCGTCCCCCAAAGTATCGGACACCGTCGTCGAACCATACAACGCGACCCTCTCCGTACATCAGCTGGTAGAAAACACCGACGAAACTTATTGTATCGACAACGAGGCCCTCTACGATATTTGCTTCCGCACCCTGAAACTGTCCACGCCTACATACGGTGATCTGAACCACCTCGTCTCCCTCACGATGTCCGGTGTCACGACTTGTTTGAGGTTCCCTGGTCAGTTGAACGCTGACTTGAGGAAACTCGCCGTCAACATGGTACCCTTCCCTCGTCTGCACTTCTTCATGCCAGGTTTCGCGCCACTCACATCCCGCGGTAGCCAACAATACAGAGCACTCTCCGTACCCGAACTCACCCAACAAATGTTCGACGCTAAGAACATGATGGCCGCCTGCGACCCCAGGCACGGAAGGTACCTCACGGTAGCAGCCATTTTCCGTGGCAGAATGTCGATGAAAGAGGTCGACGAACAGATGTTGAACATCCAGAACAAGAACAGCTCGTACTTCGTCGAATGGATCCCCAACAACGTGAAGACAGCCGTCTGCGATATCCCACCCCGCGGTCTGAAAATGTCTGCCACCTTCATTGGAAACTCGACCGCCATCCAAGAGCTTTTCAAGAGAATTTCCGAACAGTTCACCGCTATGTTCAGGAGAAAAGCTTTCCTTCACTGGTACACCGGCGAGGGTATGGACGAGATGGAATTCACGGAAGCCGAATCAAACATGAACGATCTGGTTTCCGAATACCAGCAGTACCAGGAAGCCACCGCCGACGAAGACGCGGAATTCGACGACGAACAGGAAGCCGAGGTCGACGAGAACTAA
- the LOC100875534 gene encoding serine hydrolase BPHL isoform X2: MELDHSRLVPYRIPWSTIWNDFGPQVKNLDRKKFTLIAWDPPGYGKSRPPERSFTDDYLQRDAITARNLMKLLGYTKFSLLGWSDGGNTSLLLASMFPENVRKMIGIAPHSYMTLEEVNIYKKLKNIDNWSEKMRTPILAVYGAEYFRKTCSDWVDMVERVYEKQNGDICRQSLAKIKCPTLIVYGNKDAIVVPEHPVYLKEHIAGAKLEIFENGGHSLHLRYPEKFNDLATRFLTE, encoded by the exons ATGGAGTTGGATCATTCGCGATTGGTACCTTATAGGATACCTTGGA GCACGATTTGGAACGATTTTGGACCACAAGTAAAAAATCTGGACCGAAAGAAATTTACTCTGATAGCATGGGACCCTCCAGGCTACGGAAAATCGAGGCCACCCGAAAGATCGTTCACGGATGATTATTTGCAACGAGATGCCATTACTGCCCGTAATTTAATGAAACTGTTAGGGTACACAAAGTTTTCGTTACTAGGGTGGAGTGATGGTGGCAATACTTCCTTGCTATTGGCTTCGATGTTCCCCGAAAATGTTAGAAAAATGATAGGCATTGCCCCACACTCCTACATGACGTTAGAGGAGGTCAACATTTACAAAA AATTGAAAAACATCGACAATTGGTCCGAGAAAATGCGAACACCGATATTGGCGGTATACGGAGCCGAATACTTTCGGAAAACCTGCTCCGATTGGGTCGATATGGTTGAAAGAGTTTACGAGAAACAGAACGGCGATATATGCAGACAGTCCCTCGCGAAGATTAAATGTCCTACTTTAATCGTATATGGGAACAAAGATGCTATTGTTGTTCCCGAGCATCCGGTTTATTTAAAGGAGCACATCGCTGGGGCAaa GTTGGAAATCTTTGAAAACGGAGGACACAGTCTGCATTTACGATACCCTGAAAAATTCAACGATCTTGCTACTAGATTTTTAACCGAATAA
- the LOC100875534 gene encoding serine hydrolase BPHL isoform X1: MSIKLCSNFLNHVPLYLRVPAFALPYFSPRNLFSSMILNNATEERKINVDGININYLKVGTGEHPILLLPGIMGTIWNDFGPQVKNLDRKKFTLIAWDPPGYGKSRPPERSFTDDYLQRDAITARNLMKLLGYTKFSLLGWSDGGNTSLLLASMFPENVRKMIGIAPHSYMTLEEVNIYKKLKNIDNWSEKMRTPILAVYGAEYFRKTCSDWVDMVERVYEKQNGDICRQSLAKIKCPTLIVYGNKDAIVVPEHPVYLKEHIAGAKLEIFENGGHSLHLRYPEKFNDLATRFLTE, encoded by the exons ATGTCAATAAAACTGTGTAGTAATTTTCTGAACCATGTACCACTTTACCTACGGGTACCTGCTTTTGCATTACCCTATTTTTCACCACGGAACTTATTTTCGTCGATGATACTAAATAATGCCACGGAG gAACGTAAAATTAATGTCGATGGGATAAACATTAATTACCTGAAAGTTGGAACTGGAGAACATCCAATATTACTCTTACCTGGTATTATGG GCACGATTTGGAACGATTTTGGACCACAAGTAAAAAATCTGGACCGAAAGAAATTTACTCTGATAGCATGGGACCCTCCAGGCTACGGAAAATCGAGGCCACCCGAAAGATCGTTCACGGATGATTATTTGCAACGAGATGCCATTACTGCCCGTAATTTAATGAAACTGTTAGGGTACACAAAGTTTTCGTTACTAGGGTGGAGTGATGGTGGCAATACTTCCTTGCTATTGGCTTCGATGTTCCCCGAAAATGTTAGAAAAATGATAGGCATTGCCCCACACTCCTACATGACGTTAGAGGAGGTCAACATTTACAAAA AATTGAAAAACATCGACAATTGGTCCGAGAAAATGCGAACACCGATATTGGCGGTATACGGAGCCGAATACTTTCGGAAAACCTGCTCCGATTGGGTCGATATGGTTGAAAGAGTTTACGAGAAACAGAACGGCGATATATGCAGACAGTCCCTCGCGAAGATTAAATGTCCTACTTTAATCGTATATGGGAACAAAGATGCTATTGTTGTTCCCGAGCATCCGGTTTATTTAAAGGAGCACATCGCTGGGGCAaa GTTGGAAATCTTTGAAAACGGAGGACACAGTCTGCATTTACGATACCCTGAAAAATTCAACGATCTTGCTACTAGATTTTTAACCGAATAA
- the vih gene encoding ubiquitin conjugating enzyme vih — translation MAQNINPFYSSQNTPSKPTEEKQNIPKDNHAVSKRLQKELMVLMMSTEKGVSAFPDGENLFKWIGTITGPRDTVYAGLTYKLTLEFPHSYPYSAPVVRFATPCFHPNVDAVGNICLDILKDKWSALYDVRTILLSIQSLLSEPNNESPLNPLAAKLWNDQTKYKKHLTEEYHRALNRDQQDS, via the exons ATGGCACAAAATATAAATCCGTTTTATTCGTCGCAAAATACGCCGAGTAAACCTACAGAGGAAAAGCAAAATATACCAAAAGACAATCATGCAGTTAGTAAACG GCTACAAAAGGAACTCATGGTTTTGATGATGAGCACAGAAAAAGGTGTATCCGCTTTTCCAGATGgggaaaatttattcaaatggaTAGGAACTATCACAGGACCACGTGATACG GTTTATGCCGGTCTTACGTACAAATTAACTCTGGAATTTCCCCATAGTTATCCGTACAGTGCTCCGGTTGTACGTTTTGCTACTCCTTGTTTTCACCCAAATGTTGACGCGGTAGGGAATATTTGTTTGGATATATTAAAAGATAAATGGAGTGCTTTGTACGATGTTCGTACTATATTGTTATCTATACAGTCCCTTCTTAGCG AACCCAACAACGAGAGCCCCTTAAATCCCCTAGCTGCGAAACTGTGGAACGATCAAACAAAGTACAAGAAACATTTAACGGAAGAATATCATAGAGCTCTGAATCGTGACCAACAAGATTCATGA
- the LOC100880163 gene encoding kxDL motif-containing protein CG10681 — MATAQGTPESDPGSFECFQNYTAPEVFVQGLAGIVDQQDVESMIRAQKQMLQRFEKTNEMLTNCNQLSVNRLKAAGTEFKKHTALLVEMKKDLDYIFKRIRIIKNKLSQQYPQAFNEAVRSSLAEEVIVEDVDCSVKPLEPEVVPLPAVSQTVTDRDPDSDVPVEEFQFAKLRKRRIKSNDSSSTESNNDHSNADTTSCTSDSG; from the exons ATGGCAACGGCGCAAGGTACACCAGAATCTGACCCTGGAAGCTTCGAATGCTTTCAAAACTATACTGCACCTGAGGTATTTGTACAAGGTTTGGCTGGTATAGTGGATCAGCAAGATGTAGAATCTATGATACGGGCTCAAAAACAAAT GTTACAAAGATTCGAAAAGACCAACGAAATGTTGACCAACTGTAATCAATTGTCTGTAAATAGATTAAAGGCTGCTGGCACAGAATTTAAAAAGCACACTGCGCTATTGGTAGAAATGAAAAAGGATTTGGATTATATTTTCAAGAGGATTCgtatcataaaaaataaactgAGTCAGCAATATCCTCAAGCATTCAACG AAGCGGTAAGAAGCAGTTTGGCAGAAGAAGTAATCGTCGAGGATGTAGATTGCTCGGTAAAACCTTTGGAACCTGAAGTTGTTCCATTACCAGCCGTGTCTCAAACTGTTACGGATCGAGACCCAGATTCTGATG TGCCGGTTGAGGAGTTTCAATTCGCAAAGCTGCGGAAACGGCGAATAAAGAGCAACGATAGTTCGTCGACGGAGAGCAACAACGATCACAGTAACGCCGATACTACGTCCTGCACGTCCGATTCTGGTTAA